The Deltaproteobacteria bacterium DNA window GTGGTATAATTGCCTTGGGAGGGGAGACGCCGATCCATGGAGACAGGGAGTGGAGGCAGATGGAGTTTATTGCCCGCAACCGGGCCCGCATAGATGATCTGGAACTTACCTTGGCCCAGCCGACAGAGTTGCGCATCCAGTGGGTAGGCCAGCAAGAGGTGATAAAGCAACTCCTGGCTGCATGGATGGTCATCGATGAGAAGGATCTTCCCTTCAACCCCCGGCTCATCGGTAAACCGGGAGTGGGCAAGACCACTCTCGGCTATTCTGCGGCACGGCGACTGGGGAAGGCGGCTTACATGTTTCAGGCAACTATGGATACCCGGCCGGAAGACCTGATCATAACACCTGTGGTCACCTCTGGAGGATCTATAGGATATGCGGCGAGTCCTCTGGTGACGGCCATGATCAGAGGTGAGGTCTGTATCATCGACGAGGGGAACAGGATGAGCGAAAAATCCTGGGCATCTCTGGCTCCCCTGCTGGATGACCGTCGCTATGTGG harbors:
- a CDS encoding AAA family ATPase, giving the protein MEFIARNRARIDDLELTLAQPTELRIQWVGQQEVIKQLLAAWMVIDEKDLPFNPRLIGKPGVGKTTLGYSAARRLGKAAYMFQATMDTRPEDLIITPVVTSGGSIGYAASPLVTAMIRGEVCIIDEGNRMSEKSWASLAPLLDDRRYVESLVAGIKIPAEKGFLLAVTMNDDTSTYEIPEYIHSRLQPQIYVDFPEKNEEKMILRENLPFVDDEVLDYVVEFLQRAHKNDEIYTVRDGINVARYAAKLIKSEGLSVTHALQEAVSMTLGREVVQYL